A single region of the Sphingobium sp. TKS genome encodes:
- a CDS encoding DUF167 family protein, with product MTVWSQNGGDLVLSIRLTPGATKEEIGGVWTDEKGAQWLGARVRAVPEKGKANAALIALLAKRLDWPRSAISLESGDTNRLKRLRIKGGGELLSFARLSAIIKEQVEAS from the coding sequence GTGACGGTCTGGAGCCAGAACGGCGGCGATCTCGTCCTTTCCATCCGGTTGACGCCGGGGGCAACGAAGGAGGAGATCGGCGGCGTCTGGACGGATGAAAAGGGTGCGCAGTGGCTGGGTGCCCGCGTTCGCGCCGTGCCGGAAAAGGGCAAGGCCAATGCGGCGCTGATCGCTCTGCTGGCGAAGCGGCTGGATTGGCCGCGCAGCGCGATTTCGCTGGAATCGGGTGACACCAACCGGCTAAAGCGGCTGCGGATCAAGGGGGGCGGTGAGCTGTTGTCGTTCGCAAGACTTTCCGCCATCATCAAGGAACAGGTTGAAGCATCATGA
- a CDS encoding YggT family protein, which produces MAYALYQIIVILLDVLWWIIIIQAIMSWLIAFNVVNLSNDFVRTVMVALDRMTAPIYNPIRRVLPDLGALDLSPMVVLLGILIIRQAILPPLFGLV; this is translated from the coding sequence ATGGCCTACGCCCTCTATCAGATCATCGTCATCCTGCTCGATGTGCTGTGGTGGATCATCATCATTCAGGCCATTATGAGTTGGCTGATCGCCTTCAATGTCGTCAATCTTTCCAATGACTTCGTGCGCACGGTGATGGTCGCGCTGGATCGGATGACGGCGCCGATCTACAATCCGATCCGCCGGGTGCTGCCCGATCTGGGCGCGCTCGACCTGTCCCCGATGGTCGTGCTGCTGGGCATTCTCATCATCCGCCAGGCCATATTGCCGCCGCTTTTCGGGTTGGTGTGA
- the argB gene encoding acetylglutamate kinase, with the protein MRPRMNSKHAPDPALLAKAETLVEALPYMQRYAGKTFVVKYGGHAMGDPEAARDFAEDVVLMKAVGINVVVVHGGGPQIGAMLKKLGVESQFVGGLRVTDKETAQIAEMVLAGSINKEIVGWIAGAGGRAVGISGKDGGLVLCEKVLGKREADPNSGIERNVDLGFVGDPVKVDRSILDTLSRDGIIPVVAPVGIGADGHTYNVNADTMAGAIAAELGASRFFLLTDVAGVLDKQGQLLTDLDPKAIEGLEADGTISGGMIPKLETCVRAVEGGVDAAVILDGRVPHAMLLEIFTDRGAGTLVRR; encoded by the coding sequence ATGCGCCCGCGCATGAACAGCAAGCACGCCCCCGATCCGGCGCTCCTCGCCAAGGCCGAAACCCTCGTCGAGGCACTGCCCTATATGCAGCGATATGCGGGCAAGACCTTCGTCGTCAAATATGGCGGCCATGCCATGGGCGATCCCGAGGCGGCGCGCGATTTTGCCGAAGACGTCGTGTTGATGAAGGCGGTCGGCATCAATGTCGTCGTCGTTCATGGCGGCGGGCCGCAGATCGGCGCGATGCTCAAGAAGCTGGGCGTGGAATCGCAGTTCGTCGGCGGGCTGCGCGTCACTGACAAGGAAACCGCGCAGATTGCCGAAATGGTGCTGGCCGGTTCCATCAACAAGGAAATCGTCGGCTGGATTGCCGGCGCCGGCGGCCGGGCGGTTGGCATTTCGGGCAAGGATGGCGGCCTGGTCCTCTGCGAAAAGGTGTTGGGCAAGCGCGAAGCGGACCCTAATTCGGGCATAGAGCGCAATGTCGACCTGGGTTTCGTCGGCGATCCGGTGAAGGTCGACCGCAGCATCCTCGACACGCTGTCGCGGGACGGCATCATCCCCGTCGTCGCGCCGGTGGGCATCGGCGCTGATGGGCATACTTACAACGTCAATGCCGACACCATGGCGGGCGCGATCGCGGCGGAACTGGGCGCGTCGCGCTTCTTCCTGCTGACCGATGTGGCGGGGGTGCTGGACAAGCAGGGGCAGTTGCTGACCGATCTCGATCCCAAGGCGATCGAGGGGCTGGAGGCCGACGGCACGATCAGCGGCGGCATGATCCCGAAGCTGGAAACCTGCGTGCGCGCGGTTGAGGGCGGGGTGGACGCCGCCGTCATCCTGGACGGGCGGGTGCCGCATGCGATGCTGCTGGAAATCTTCACCGATCGCGGTGCGGGGACTTTAGTGCGCCGGTAA
- a CDS encoding queuosine precursor transporter, with the protein MASPPTPIARSLFVFSIFYGGMVCIAGVLGNKQVTLGPLSAIGPWFGLGPLAVEAGIFAFLLLVTISSAVAELHGRAVANRLVQVGFLPLIASILLSIVVLSVPAAGDMDPARRDAFALMMGGTPRIWLGGIIAYGISQTLNVTLFAALKGRKDSRLLWLRAAVASILSQIADTLLFVSIAFYGVFPIGELLLGQMLAKVALSAILVPPVIYALVALGRRLDR; encoded by the coding sequence ATGGCTTCCCCTCCCACGCCGATTGCGCGTTCGCTCTTCGTCTTTTCGATCTTCTATGGCGGCATGGTCTGCATTGCGGGCGTGCTGGGGAACAAGCAGGTCACGCTGGGGCCGCTTTCCGCCATAGGGCCGTGGTTCGGTCTGGGACCACTGGCGGTGGAGGCGGGAATCTTCGCTTTCCTGCTGTTGGTGACGATCTCCAGCGCCGTCGCGGAACTGCATGGCCGGGCGGTCGCAAACCGGCTGGTGCAGGTGGGGTTCCTGCCGCTGATCGCTTCCATATTGCTCTCGATCGTCGTGCTGTCCGTCCCGGCGGCGGGCGACATGGACCCGGCCCGGCGCGACGCCTTTGCGCTGATGATGGGCGGCACACCGCGCATCTGGCTGGGCGGGATCATCGCTTATGGCATTTCGCAAACTCTGAATGTCACGCTCTTCGCGGCGCTCAAGGGGCGGAAGGACAGCCGCCTGCTCTGGCTGCGCGCGGCGGTGGCGAGCATCCTCTCCCAGATCGCGGACACGCTTCTCTTCGTTTCCATCGCCTTTTACGGCGTCTTTCCGATCGGGGAACTGCTGCTGGGGCAGATGCTGGCGAAGGTTGCTCTATCGGCCATTTTGGTGCCTCCGGTCATCTATGCGCTGGTCGCTTTGGGACGGCGATTGGATCGCTAA
- a CDS encoding dienelactone hydrolase family protein, whose product MTITRRVTVHEGPGGQFESMVVFDDSASAPRPGILLFPNVLGTKEADFAYAEKVAALGYTVLVTDVFGQGKRTTRADPDMGRYMAELNADRTLLRDRVNAAHALLKSLDEADETRTAAIGFCFGGKCVLDLARSGADIAGGVSFHGVYEAPPFPNAKITSRLLICHGWDDPIAPPEATVALAKELTEAGCDWQIHAYGHTGHAFTDHDANMPERSLAYQPDADHRSFRSMADFLGDLFG is encoded by the coding sequence ATGACCATCACCCGCCGCGTCACCGTGCATGAAGGTCCCGGCGGCCAGTTCGAGAGCATGGTGGTGTTCGATGACAGCGCGAGCGCCCCGCGCCCCGGCATCCTGCTCTTCCCCAATGTCCTGGGCACCAAGGAAGCCGATTTCGCCTATGCCGAAAAGGTCGCGGCGCTGGGATATACTGTCCTCGTCACGGATGTCTTCGGCCAGGGCAAGCGCACCACCCGCGCCGATCCCGACATGGGCCGCTACATGGCCGAACTGAACGCCGACCGCACCCTGCTGCGTGATCGCGTCAACGCCGCCCATGCCCTGCTGAAATCCCTCGACGAAGCCGACGAAACCCGCACCGCCGCGATCGGCTTCTGCTTTGGCGGCAAATGCGTGCTGGACCTCGCCCGCTCCGGCGCGGACATAGCGGGCGGCGTCAGCTTCCACGGCGTCTATGAAGCGCCCCCCTTCCCGAACGCGAAGATCACTTCCAGGCTGCTGATCTGCCACGGCTGGGACGACCCGATCGCGCCACCGGAAGCCACCGTCGCTCTGGCGAAAGAACTGACCGAAGCGGGCTGCGACTGGCAGATTCACGCCTATGGGCACACCGGCCACGCCTTTACGGACCATGACGCAAACATGCCGGAAAGGAGCCTGGCCTATCAACCGGACGCCGACCACCGCAGCTTTCGCTCGATGGCCGATTTCCTGGGCGATCTCTTTGGATGA
- a CDS encoding 50S ribosomal protein L11 methyltransferase, producing MNDVATPSAPSEAKAQSWKVTFPCTRAEAEALDGDIAAFALMDRPPVLMTSEAEPDNEDKWRLDAYFEGQPSPAAIKLLRSLVPSAAGTKPQVEQLPDEDWVTLSQQGLEPVTAGRFHVRNLPGDPEASGHVNFLIEASRAFGTGQHETTAGCLIMLDRMRRVGMRFGNVADVGTGTGLLAFAALHLWPRAYATASDIDPVAVEISAANAAANGIATGRGQGQLALYTAAGVDHPAIATRAPYDLLIANILAGPLIELAPSLCALVEEGGTIILAGLLKEQADAVLAAYRAQGMRLAERTDRGDWPTLRLRKRPRIGWKRPTRIDSNARGEAPGFGSL from the coding sequence ATGAACGATGTTGCCACCCCTTCCGCGCCCAGCGAAGCCAAGGCGCAAAGCTGGAAAGTCACCTTCCCCTGCACCCGCGCCGAGGCTGAGGCGCTGGACGGCGACATCGCCGCCTTCGCCCTGATGGATCGCCCGCCCGTGCTGATGACCAGCGAGGCGGAACCGGACAATGAAGACAAATGGCGCCTCGACGCCTATTTCGAAGGCCAGCCCAGCCCCGCCGCGATCAAGCTGCTCCGATCCCTGGTCCCCAGCGCCGCCGGCACCAAGCCACAGGTCGAACAGCTCCCCGACGAAGATTGGGTGACGTTGAGCCAGCAGGGTCTGGAACCCGTCACCGCAGGCCGCTTCCACGTCCGCAACCTTCCCGGCGACCCGGAAGCGTCAGGCCATGTCAATTTCCTGATCGAGGCAAGCCGCGCCTTCGGCACCGGCCAGCATGAAACCACGGCGGGTTGCCTGATCATGCTCGACCGGATGCGCCGCGTCGGCATGCGGTTCGGCAATGTCGCGGACGTCGGCACCGGCACCGGCCTGCTTGCCTTCGCCGCGCTGCACCTTTGGCCACGGGCTTATGCCACGGCATCGGACATCGATCCGGTCGCCGTAGAGATCAGCGCGGCAAACGCCGCCGCCAACGGCATCGCGACCGGGAGGGGCCAGGGACAGCTTGCTCTTTATACGGCGGCGGGGGTGGATCACCCGGCCATCGCCACGCGCGCGCCCTATGACCTGCTGATCGCCAATATCCTGGCCGGCCCGCTGATCGAACTCGCCCCATCGCTCTGCGCGCTGGTGGAGGAAGGCGGCACTATCATCCTGGCAGGCTTGCTCAAGGAACAGGCCGATGCAGTTCTGGCCGCCTATCGGGCCCAGGGCATGCGCTTGGCCGAACGCACCGACAGGGGCGACTGGCCGACGCTGCGCCTGCGCAAACGCCCCCGGATCGGCTGGAAACGCCCGACCCGCATCGACAGCAACGCCCGTGGCGAAGCACCGGGATTTGGTAGCCTTTGA
- a CDS encoding methyl-accepting chemotaxis protein, which translates to MTSAATPKSTILAMMREVDPHGELAQGLRQVRDLVGENVTVAARTFYDSYVEQTNLKAKLSPATLAKIETEAHEYVRQKLGYYEAGEWAISSIACVRHARKQGAPLRAVLMPVAAANEKLIDLIWQRTEEEAERRRLVHIMMQVSMVDAGLMANVIAGDEAEAQRNERQRFGTMFEQRIVGEIDGASQLGESLREQAKDASAATRGMLGKASEVAAAAEQSALAMREAARTSAGLIRAIEDARTEVESAADVAQRAARQSGDAVAMSTTLSDHAKSIESILGLIRDIAGQTNLLALNATIEAARAGDAGRGFAVVAQEVKSLANQTARATDEIAGKIADIQASTRQSVETNERIRNTVGEVQASAERIRHAMDAQAQTVTMITAAVDETALAADSMSSTISAIRQDTEVVASEIDQLERGFMSVEGKLSSLRAASSDFGRQVA; encoded by the coding sequence ATGACTTCAGCCGCCACGCCCAAAAGCACCATCCTTGCGATGATGAGGGAGGTCGATCCGCATGGAGAACTGGCGCAGGGATTGCGCCAGGTTCGCGATCTGGTGGGCGAAAACGTGACGGTGGCGGCGCGCACCTTCTACGACAGCTATGTCGAGCAGACGAACCTCAAAGCAAAGCTCAGCCCGGCCACGCTCGCCAAGATAGAGACGGAGGCGCATGAATATGTGCGCCAGAAGCTTGGCTATTATGAAGCGGGCGAATGGGCGATTTCCTCGATTGCCTGCGTCCGTCACGCCCGCAAGCAAGGCGCTCCTTTGCGCGCGGTGCTGATGCCCGTGGCCGCCGCCAATGAAAAGCTGATCGACCTTATCTGGCAGCGTACGGAGGAGGAAGCGGAACGCCGCCGGCTGGTCCATATCATGATGCAGGTCAGCATGGTCGATGCCGGGCTGATGGCGAACGTCATCGCCGGCGACGAAGCCGAAGCCCAGCGCAACGAGCGCCAGCGTTTCGGCACGATGTTCGAACAGCGGATCGTGGGGGAGATAGACGGCGCCTCGCAACTGGGCGAATCGCTGCGCGAACAGGCGAAGGATGCCTCCGCCGCCACGCGCGGCATGCTGGGCAAGGCGTCGGAAGTCGCCGCCGCCGCCGAACAATCCGCCCTGGCCATGCGCGAAGCCGCCCGCACCTCGGCGGGGTTGATCCGCGCCATCGAGGATGCCCGGACCGAGGTTGAGAGCGCCGCCGACGTCGCCCAGCGCGCCGCCCGCCAGTCGGGCGATGCCGTCGCCATGTCCACGACCCTGTCCGACCATGCGAAATCGATCGAATCGATCCTGGGCCTGATCCGCGACATTGCGGGCCAGACCAATTTGCTCGCGCTCAACGCCACGATCGAGGCGGCCCGGGCTGGCGATGCCGGGCGCGGCTTCGCGGTGGTCGCGCAGGAGGTAAAGAGCCTCGCCAACCAGACCGCCCGCGCCACGGACGAGATCGCGGGCAAGATCGCTGACATCCAGGCCTCGACCCGTCAGTCGGTCGAAACCAACGAACGCATCCGCAACACGGTGGGCGAGGTTCAGGCCAGCGCCGAACGCATTCGCCACGCCATGGACGCGCAGGCCCAGACGGTCACGATGATCACCGCGGCGGTGGACGAAACCGCGCTGGCCGCCGACTCCATGTCCTCGACCATCAGCGCGATCCGCCAGGATACCGAAGTGGTCGCGTCGGAAATCGACCAGCTCGAACGCGGCTTCATGAGCGTGGAAGGCAAGCTCTCCAGCCTGCGCGCCGCCTCTTCCGACTTTGGCCGCCAAGTGGCCTGA
- the sdhC gene encoding succinate dehydrogenase, cytochrome b556 subunit, with translation MAVSIMHRVTGNGLATAGALGLVWWLMAAASGPEAYATFVKCATSPIGYLVMAGLSWFFFQHLFSGLRHFVLDMGAGYELKNNKMWSLLTFVLSTLATLAFWAAICTGKF, from the coding sequence ATGGCCGTCTCCATCATGCACCGCGTGACCGGCAACGGTCTGGCGACGGCGGGGGCATTGGGTCTGGTCTGGTGGCTGATGGCCGCCGCTTCAGGGCCGGAAGCCTATGCGACCTTCGTGAAATGCGCGACTTCGCCTATCGGCTATCTGGTGATGGCGGGGCTGAGCTGGTTCTTCTTCCAGCATCTCTTTTCGGGGCTGCGCCACTTCGTGCTCGACATGGGCGCGGGCTATGAGCTGAAGAACAACAAGATGTGGTCGCTGCTGACCTTTGTCCTGTCGACGCTCGCCACCCTGGCCTTCTGGGCCGCCATCTGCACGGGGAAATTCTGA
- the sdhD gene encoding succinate dehydrogenase, hydrophobic membrane anchor protein, producing MGTGTGIGRVRGLGSARHGAHHWLAQRYTAIGNLLLVLWLLFSLIALPGLDYQSVTGWIAHPLVAVPLMLMIVSIFMHLRLGMQVMLEDYVHDKGLAFFSMLVLNFYAFGGAAAGVFAIAKIAFTGIVK from the coding sequence ATGGGTACCGGAACCGGAATCGGCCGCGTTCGGGGTCTTGGCTCGGCCAGGCACGGCGCGCATCACTGGCTGGCGCAGCGTTATACCGCCATCGGCAACCTGCTGCTGGTGCTGTGGCTGCTGTTCAGCCTGATCGCCCTGCCGGGCCTCGATTATCAGAGCGTCACTGGCTGGATCGCCCATCCGCTGGTCGCCGTGCCGCTGATGCTGATGATCGTCAGCATCTTCATGCACCTGCGCCTCGGCATGCAGGTGATGCTGGAGGACTATGTCCATGACAAGGGTCTGGCCTTCTTCTCCATGCTGGTGCTGAACTTCTATGCCTTTGGCGGCGCGGCCGCGGGCGTCTTCGCGATCGCCAAGATCGCCTTCACGGGGATCGTCAAATAA
- the sdhA gene encoding succinate dehydrogenase flavoprotein subunit, translating into MSEAYKIIDHTYDTVVVGAGGSGLRATMGSAEAGLKTACITKLFPTRSHTVAAQGGIAASLGNNSPDHWTWHMYDTVKGSDWLGDQDAIEYMVREAPAAVIELEHAGVPFSRNENGTIYQRPFGGHMQNMGAGPPVQRTCAAADRTGHAMLHALYQQSLKYDADFYIEYFAIDLIMENGECRGVIAICMEDGSIHRFRSKAVVLATGGYGRAYFSATSAHSCTGDGGGMVLRAGLPLQDLEFVQFHPTGIYGAGVLITEGARGEGGYLTNSEGERFMERYAPSAKDLASRDVVSRSMAMEMREGRGVGPNKDHIFLHLDHIDPKVLAERLPGITESGKIFAGVDLTRQPLPVTPTVHYNMGGIPCNYHGQVVTKVGDDPEVVVPGLYAVGEAACVSVHGANRLGSNSLIDLVVFGRATGLHLKETIKPNGSHRPLPSDAADLALSRLDHYRNAKGGSPTAKIRLEMQHTMQRHAAVFRDSALLAEGVTKMAEVNQSMQDVGVSDRSLIWNTDLIETLELDNLMSQAVCTMVSAENRKESRGAHAHEDFPNRDDGEWMKHTVSWFEGWGGKGGKVTLDYRPVHDYTLTDEAEYIKPKARVY; encoded by the coding sequence ATGAGCGAAGCCTACAAGATCATCGACCACACCTACGACACGGTCGTCGTCGGTGCTGGCGGCTCCGGCCTGCGCGCCACCATGGGCAGCGCCGAGGCGGGCCTGAAGACCGCCTGCATCACCAAGCTGTTCCCCACCCGCTCGCACACCGTTGCGGCGCAGGGCGGCATCGCGGCTTCGCTGGGCAACAATTCGCCCGACCACTGGACCTGGCACATGTACGACACCGTCAAGGGGTCGGACTGGCTGGGCGATCAGGACGCGATCGAATATATGGTGCGCGAAGCGCCGGCGGCCGTGATCGAGCTGGAACATGCCGGCGTGCCGTTCAGCCGCAACGAGAATGGGACGATCTACCAGCGTCCCTTCGGCGGCCACATGCAGAATATGGGCGCTGGCCCGCCGGTGCAGCGCACCTGCGCCGCCGCCGACCGTACCGGCCACGCCATGCTGCATGCTCTGTATCAGCAGAGCCTGAAATATGACGCCGATTTCTACATCGAATATTTCGCCATCGACCTCATCATGGAAAATGGCGAGTGCCGGGGCGTGATCGCCATCTGCATGGAAGATGGCTCGATCCACCGCTTCCGCAGCAAGGCGGTCGTGCTGGCGACCGGTGGCTATGGCCGTGCTTACTTTTCCGCCACCTCGGCGCATAGCTGCACCGGCGACGGCGGCGGCATGGTGCTGCGCGCGGGGCTGCCGCTTCAGGATCTGGAGTTCGTGCAGTTCCACCCGACCGGCATTTACGGCGCGGGCGTGCTGATTACCGAGGGCGCGCGCGGCGAGGGCGGATACCTCACCAACTCCGAGGGTGAACGCTTCATGGAGCGTTATGCTCCATCGGCGAAAGACTTGGCGTCGCGTGACGTCGTGTCGCGCTCGATGGCGATGGAAATGCGCGAAGGGCGCGGCGTGGGTCCGAACAAGGATCACATCTTCCTGCACCTCGATCATATCGATCCCAAGGTGCTGGCGGAGCGTCTGCCGGGCATCACCGAAAGCGGCAAGATTTTCGCGGGCGTCGACCTGACCCGCCAGCCGCTTCCCGTGACGCCGACCGTCCACTACAATATGGGCGGCATCCCCTGTAACTATCATGGGCAGGTGGTGACCAAGGTCGGCGACGATCCGGAAGTCGTGGTCCCGGGCCTCTACGCGGTCGGCGAAGCGGCCTGCGTGTCGGTCCACGGCGCCAACCGCCTGGGTTCCAATTCGCTGATCGACCTTGTCGTGTTCGGTCGTGCTACGGGTCTGCACCTCAAGGAAACGATCAAGCCGAACGGTTCGCATCGTCCTTTGCCGAGCGACGCCGCCGATCTGGCGCTGTCGCGTTTGGATCATTATCGCAACGCCAAGGGCGGCTCGCCAACGGCGAAGATCCGTCTCGAAATGCAGCATACCATGCAGAGGCATGCCGCCGTGTTCCGCGACAGCGCGCTGTTGGCCGAAGGCGTCACCAAGATGGCTGAGGTCAATCAGAGCATGCAGGATGTCGGCGTGTCCGATCGCTCGCTGATCTGGAACACCGACCTGATCGAGACGCTGGAACTGGACAACCTCATGTCCCAGGCAGTCTGCACTATGGTGAGCGCGGAAAACCGCAAGGAATCGCGCGGTGCTCATGCGCATGAGGACTTTCCCAACCGCGACGACGGCGAATGGATGAAGCACACCGTAAGCTGGTTCGAGGGCTGGGGCGGCAAGGGCGGCAAGGTGACGCTCGATTACCGTCCGGTGCACGATTACACGCTCACGGACGAAGCGGAATATATCAAGCCCAAGGCCCGCGTTTACTGA
- a CDS encoding putative bifunctional diguanylate cyclase/phosphodiesterase: MMGLIAVPGDAAERVLAAQLRSADHVALLRQAMNVFGLVFLWQVFGHHGSAPRLMLWSVALVLSMGVGAFLGRKRTAGGVSATDLRVHGFTGLLHGLVWAACMMSLSSGHGAGQLVAHWTLISCVMVCGAISYAPTPLAATGFLLPCIVGLFAMFGGRDQAPLLALATSYALSLLVGCFLYARTFARQHSASVQLEEKSEVVSLLLREYEHGASDWLWQTDAARRLNGVSPRLAEMLGRTPAEAEGVLLVQLLAGSSWESGLFPTELHALADHLKRRESFSNIVLPVELAGVVCWWELSASPRYDEGGTFLGFRGVGSDITEQRESAERIAQLARFDPLTGLPNRTHLRDVLDKAMAGGAGRGPGCAFLMIDLDRFKAVNDTLGHQIGDKLLTQVARRLRHICSGAEFCGRIGGDEFAVVVPQAGEHHGIEKLAIKIISGLSAPYQVDEHTLYVGASVGSAVSPQDGSESEALIRSADLALYRAKSDGGGMHCAYEPQLHAQAEERRLLELALRDALEKNQLHVLFQPVVEAQEGGIVGFEALVRWTHPEMGPISPVKFIPVAEEARLIGPIGEWVLRTACKEAARWPETARIAVNVSAEQLTHPSFVGAVVSALAQSGLDARRLELEVTESVFVNADTGALKILDQLRGLGVRLSLDDFGTGYSSLGYLSRTRFDTIKIDRSFVVGASNNKAESLAIIRAVVTLADSLGMATTAEGVETEAELAMVRGLGCRKVQGFYFGRPMPASDAAALFPTDQLRARA; this comes from the coding sequence ATGATGGGCCTTATCGCCGTTCCGGGCGATGCGGCGGAACGGGTGCTGGCCGCGCAATTGCGTTCGGCCGATCATGTCGCGCTGCTGCGGCAGGCGATGAATGTCTTCGGCCTCGTGTTTCTGTGGCAGGTTTTCGGGCATCATGGTTCGGCCCCCCGCCTGATGCTGTGGAGCGTCGCGCTGGTTCTTTCCATGGGCGTCGGCGCCTTTCTGGGACGCAAGCGGACCGCCGGCGGGGTGAGCGCGACCGATCTCAGGGTTCACGGCTTTACCGGCCTGCTCCATGGGCTGGTCTGGGCGGCGTGCATGATGTCGCTGTCCTCGGGTCATGGCGCGGGCCAGTTGGTGGCGCACTGGACGCTGATCAGTTGCGTCATGGTCTGCGGCGCGATCAGCTATGCCCCGACCCCGCTGGCCGCGACCGGCTTCCTGCTGCCCTGCATCGTCGGACTGTTCGCCATGTTCGGCGGACGGGATCAGGCGCCGCTGCTGGCGCTCGCCACCAGCTATGCGCTGTCGCTGCTGGTCGGCTGTTTCCTTTATGCGCGGACCTTCGCCCGCCAGCACAGCGCCAGCGTGCAACTGGAGGAAAAGAGCGAGGTCGTCAGCCTGCTGCTGCGCGAATATGAACATGGCGCGTCGGACTGGCTGTGGCAGACCGATGCTGCGCGGCGGTTGAACGGCGTGTCGCCGCGCCTTGCCGAAATGCTGGGCCGCACGCCGGCCGAGGCGGAGGGCGTGCTGCTGGTGCAGTTGCTGGCGGGCAGCTCTTGGGAAAGCGGCCTGTTTCCGACCGAATTGCACGCCCTTGCCGATCATCTGAAGCGGCGGGAGAGTTTCAGCAACATCGTCCTGCCGGTCGAACTGGCGGGCGTGGTGTGCTGGTGGGAGCTGTCGGCGTCCCCGCGCTATGATGAGGGAGGGACGTTCCTGGGTTTCCGGGGCGTCGGATCGGATATTACCGAGCAGCGGGAATCGGCCGAGCGGATCGCGCAACTTGCGCGTTTCGATCCGCTGACGGGCCTGCCCAACCGCACGCATCTGCGCGATGTGCTGGACAAGGCGATGGCGGGCGGCGCGGGGCGCGGCCCGGGCTGCGCCTTCCTGATGATCGACCTCGACCGGTTCAAGGCGGTGAACGACACGCTGGGCCATCAGATCGGGGACAAGCTGCTGACCCAGGTGGCGCGGCGGTTGCGGCATATCTGTTCCGGCGCGGAATTTTGCGGGCGAATCGGCGGCGACGAATTTGCCGTCGTCGTCCCGCAGGCGGGGGAACATCACGGTATCGAGAAGCTGGCGATCAAGATCATCAGCGGCCTTTCCGCCCCCTATCAGGTGGACGAACATACGCTCTATGTCGGCGCGTCAGTCGGTTCGGCGGTGTCGCCACAGGACGGCAGCGAATCCGAAGCGCTGATCCGCAGCGCGGACCTGGCCCTCTATCGCGCGAAGAGCGATGGCGGCGGCATGCATTGCGCCTATGAGCCGCAACTGCACGCTCAGGCGGAGGAACGGCGCCTGTTGGAACTGGCGCTGCGCGACGCGCTGGAGAAGAACCAGTTGCACGTCCTGTTCCAGCCGGTGGTGGAAGCGCAGGAGGGTGGAATCGTCGGGTTCGAGGCGCTGGTGCGCTGGACCCATCCGGAAATGGGGCCGATTTCACCGGTCAAGTTCATACCCGTCGCGGAAGAAGCACGGTTGATCGGGCCGATTGGCGAATGGGTGCTGCGGACCGCCTGCAAGGAAGCTGCGCGCTGGCCTGAAACCGCGCGGATCGCCGTCAATGTCTCGGCGGAGCAACTGACGCATCCGAGCTTCGTGGGCGCGGTGGTGTCGGCGCTGGCGCAAAGCGGGCTGGATGCACGGCGGCTGGAACTGGAAGTGACCGAGAGCGTGTTCGTCAATGCCGATACGGGGGCGCTCAAGATCCTCGATCAGTTACGGGGGCTGGGGGTTCGGCTGTCGCTCGACGATTTCGGGACGGGCTATTCCTCCCTCGGCTATTTGAGCCGTACGCGCTTCGACACGATCAAGATCGACCGCAGCTTCGTGGTGGGTGCGTCGAACAACAAGGCGGAGAGCCTGGCGATCATCCGGGCCGTGGTGACGCTGGCCGACAGCCTGGGCATGGCGACCACGGCCGAAGGCGTCGAAACCGAGGCGGAACTGGCGATGGTCCGCGGCCTTGGCTGCCGCAAGGTGCAGGGCTTCTATTTCGGGCGGCCCATGCCGGCGTCGGACGCGGCAGCGCTCTTCCCGACAGATCAGTTGCGCGCCCGGGCTTAG